From the Streptococcus sp. 29887 genome, one window contains:
- the nagA gene encoding N-acetylglucosamine-6-phosphate deacetylase — MSKYIYAKSIILKDTEVENAYLELTDIGTFGKILTEKPEGDIIDYSDYHLAAGLVDTHIHGYASHDVMDNDFEGIKVISEGLLSCGVTSWLPTTLTDSTENLDAVCETIGTYAGQETGAKIQGIFLEGPFFTEKYKGAQNPKYMSDPSIEKLDKWHQLSKGLVNKIAIAPEREGVTEFIEFANSKAIHTALAHSDATYAQAKAAVDAGANIFVHVYNGMSGLHHREPGMVGAALNLKNVYAEMICDGHHVHPAAAEIVIKARGAEETVLITDCMRAGGMGEGNSRLGEFEVVVKDGTARLKHNGSLAGSILELIQAVQHVVEWGLVSLPDALRMASLAPARSVNIDHICGQIAEGRAADFIVVDDAGRLQATYLDGVKRFEN; from the coding sequence ATGTCTAAGTATATATATGCTAAGTCTATTATTTTGAAGGATACTGAGGTAGAGAATGCCTATCTCGAACTAACAGATATAGGTACCTTTGGTAAAATTCTGACAGAAAAGCCTGAAGGGGATATTATCGACTATTCCGACTATCATCTGGCAGCAGGTTTGGTGGATACCCACATTCATGGCTATGCATCTCATGATGTCATGGACAATGATTTTGAAGGCATCAAGGTCATTTCAGAAGGCCTCTTATCTTGTGGGGTAACTTCTTGGTTGCCAACGACCTTAACAGATTCTACTGAAAATTTAGATGCAGTCTGTGAGACGATTGGAACCTATGCAGGGCAAGAAACAGGTGCTAAAATTCAAGGTATTTTCTTAGAAGGTCCCTTCTTTACAGAAAAATACAAGGGAGCTCAGAATCCCAAGTATATGAGCGATCCATCGATTGAGAAGTTGGATAAATGGCACCAGCTCTCCAAGGGTCTGGTCAATAAAATTGCCATTGCACCAGAAAGAGAAGGCGTGACAGAATTTATCGAATTTGCCAACAGCAAGGCCATTCATACAGCTCTTGCCCATAGTGATGCGACCTATGCGCAAGCCAAAGCAGCTGTTGATGCAGGAGCCAATATTTTTGTACATGTTTACAATGGTATGAGTGGGCTACATCATCGTGAGCCAGGAATGGTTGGCGCAGCACTGAACTTAAAAAATGTTTATGCAGAAATGATTTGTGACGGTCACCATGTTCATCCAGCGGCAGCAGAAATTGTTATCAAGGCGCGTGGCGCAGAAGAAACTGTATTGATTACGGACTGTATGCGAGCAGGAGGCATGGGTGAAGGAAATTCTCGATTAGGAGAATTTGAAGTCGTTGTAAAAGACGGCACAGCCCGCCTCAAGCACAATGGCAGCTTGGCAGGATCTATTCTCGAATTGATTCAAGCTGTTCAACATGTGGTTGAATGGGGCTTGGTTTCCCTGCCTGATGCCCTTCGAATGGCATCTTTGGCACCAGCTCGTTCTGTCAACATTGATCATATTTGTGGTCAGATTGCAGAAGGACGGGCAGCAGACTTTATCGTCGTAGATGATGCAGGACGATTGCAAGCAACCTACTTAGACGGTGTGAAACGATTTGAAAATTAG
- the lacD gene encoding tagatose-bisphosphate aldolase: protein MTKLQLSQAKFDHMTRLSNSDKVIAALAIDQRGALKRLLAAAAGGGEFGDDILIDFKKVISSDLTPYASSILLDAEYGVPASELRHADCGFIAAYEKTGYDASTPGRLPDLLPNWSAKRIKELGADAVKILLYYDVDDKPEINDIKHAWVERIGSECVAEDIPYFVEILTYDASDMDVTSREYAALKPRKVNGAMREFSKPRYNADVLKVEVPVNMNFVEGYTDEEPVYTVEEAKAFFKEQTDSTHLPFIYLSAGVSAKLFQETLVFAKEAGSSFNGVLCGRATWKDAVAIFASEGEEAAKAWLADQGRRNVEELNEVLATTAHPWTEKVEVK from the coding sequence ATGACAAAATTACAACTTTCTCAGGCTAAATTTGACCATATGACACGCTTGTCAAACAGCGACAAAGTCATTGCAGCCCTAGCTATTGACCAACGTGGTGCATTGAAACGCCTTTTGGCTGCGGCAGCAGGTGGTGGCGAATTTGGAGATGATATTTTGATTGATTTCAAAAAAGTCATCTCAAGCGATTTGACGCCTTATGCAAGCTCCATCCTTTTGGATGCGGAATACGGTGTTCCAGCTTCAGAATTGCGCCATGCAGACTGTGGCTTCATTGCAGCCTATGAAAAAACAGGTTACGATGCCTCAACTCCAGGTCGTTTGCCAGACCTTTTGCCAAACTGGTCAGCAAAACGCATCAAAGAATTGGGTGCAGATGCCGTCAAAATCTTGCTCTACTATGATGTAGATGACAAGCCAGAAATCAACGACATCAAGCATGCTTGGGTAGAACGCATTGGTAGCGAGTGTGTGGCAGAAGATATTCCTTACTTCGTGGAAATCTTGACCTACGATGCTAGCGACATGGATGTAACCTCTCGTGAGTATGCAGCCCTTAAACCACGTAAGGTTAATGGAGCTATGCGCGAATTCAGCAAGCCACGCTACAATGCAGATGTGCTTAAGGTAGAAGTACCGGTTAACATGAACTTTGTAGAAGGCTACACAGATGAAGAGCCAGTCTACACAGTTGAGGAAGCCAAAGCCTTCTTCAAGGAGCAAACAGACAGTACTCACTTGCCGTTTATCTATTTGAGTGCGGGCGTGTCTGCGAAACTCTTCCAAGAAACCCTTGTCTTTGCTAAAGAAGCAGGTTCAAGCTTTAACGGTGTTCTTTGTGGACGTGCAACTTGGAAGGATGCAGTAGCAATCTTTGCAAGCGAAGGGGAAGAAGCAGCTAAAGCTTGGTTGGCTGATCAAGGTCGTCGCAACGTCGAGGAGCTTAATGAAGTTCTGGCAACTACTGCTCATCCTTGGACAGAAAAAGTAGAAGTCAAATAA